Genomic segment of Peribacillus frigoritolerans:
AGGGCGGCAGCATTAATTTACTACCCATCGTTTCCTTCGTTTCATCATGAGCAAAGCCAGGTGGATCTGTGGCAATTTCAAAGAGTATGCCTCCATCTTCCCTGAAATAAATGGCATCGAAGTATTGGCGGTCTGTAAAGGGTGTCACGCCATAGCCATGGTTTGCGATATGCTCCCTCCATTCTTTATGATCTTCATTATCGCTTGCACGCCATGCAAGATGATGGACAGTTCCCACTCCGATTTTCCCATTTGGCAAAACAGTTTTTTTAACATCTACCAAATTTCCGATGTCCGATGTGGATTTGAAGCGGATGAAATCACCCTCTTCCCCCATCTTTTGCAAACCCATCACTTCCTCTAATAGTTCCATCGTTTTGATCGGTTTCGACGTCAATAATACCGCACCGCCGAATCCCTTGATCGCCTTGTCAGCTGGTACACCGCCGAATGACCACTCGCTATTTTTACCTTCTTTACGCTCAACCAGTTCAAGTTGCAATCCATGTGGATCCTGAAATCCCAGATAATCCTCGCCGAAGCGTGAGATCTTTTCAAAGTCAATATTAAATT
This window contains:
- a CDS encoding ring-cleaving dioxygenase, with protein sequence MQKQNAGIHHITAIVGNPQENVDFYAGVLGMRMVKKTVNFDDPGTYHLYFGDESGSPGTIITFFPWPGAYRGTIGSGQVGITTYAVPEGSMGFWETRLGKFNIDFEKISRFGEDYLGFQDPHGLQLELVERKEGKNSEWSFGGVPADKAIKGFGGAVLLTSKPIKTMELLEEVMGLQKMGEEGDFIRFKSTSDIGNLVDVKKTVLPNGKIGVGTVHHLAWRASDNEDHKEWREHIANHGYGVTPFTDRQYFDAIYFREDGGILFEIATDPPGFAHDETKETMGSKLMLPPWLEEKREIMEKTLLPAVPRVLEEDK